A DNA window from Brassica napus cultivar Da-Ae chromosome C1, Da-Ae, whole genome shotgun sequence contains the following coding sequences:
- the LOC125579869 gene encoding glutamyl-tRNA(Gln) amidotransferase subunit A, mitochondrial-like: MDSSLAVTRHGSLSCGYSSRISLLRLLVTDRSLAVTRLGSLFHSHSDCSQVSSMSLSIDASSMATCSGGSEHCPHRSFAQPSRSKKCDRNQKYVDDSSPETVRLWHFHLWQPNHDDPVMTIVYDMGNESYRENKLYKSPTNLATPARIPGGAYRGAADMMICIFSCMDTVGGVRLPSRYCGVLGFKSSHGTISNKGIMPVSYSLDS, from the exons ATGGATAGCTCTCTCGCAGTTACTCGGCACGGATCACTCTCTTGCGGTTACTCGTCACGGATCTCTCTCTTGCGGTTACTCGTCACGGATCGCTCTCTCGCAGTTACTCGGCTTGGATCGCTCTTTCACAGTCACTCGGATTGCTCGCAAGTCTCGAGCATGAG TTTGTCGATTGACGCTTCATCCATGGCAACTTGCTCCGGTGGTTCAGAACACTGTCCTCACAGATCGTTCGCGCAACCATCCCGGAGTAAGAAGTGTGATCGGAATCAGAAGTATGTCGATGACAGCTCGCCCGAGACGGTCCGTCTATGGCACTTTCATCTATGGCAACCTAACCATGACGACCCGGTCATGACAATCGTCTACGACATGG GGAACGAAAGTTATAGAGAAAACAAGCTTTACAAGTCTCCCACAAATCTTGCTACTCCTGCTCGTATTCCTGGTGGTGCTTACCGTGGAGCTGCTGATATGATGATTTGCATCTTTTCATGCATGGACACCGTTGGCGGTGTAAGATTGCCTTCCAGATACTGTGGGGTTCTTGGATTCAAATCTTCCCATGGGACTATTTCAAACAAAGGAATCATGCCAGTATCTTATAGTCTCGACTCTTGA